One region of Triticum aestivum cultivar Chinese Spring chromosome 6B, IWGSC CS RefSeq v2.1, whole genome shotgun sequence genomic DNA includes:
- the LOC123134994 gene encoding germin-like protein 1-1, with protein MARLQLSVVAACTVLLALAAPSLAGDPDMLQDVCVADLASPIKINGFPCKANITADDFFFAGLKKAGNTNNPAGSVVTAANVQSFPGVNTLGVSMARIDYAVGGQNPPHTHPRATEIIFVTEGTLEVGFITTANKLFTKVVTVGEVFVFPRGLVHFQQNRGDCPASVIAAFNSQLQGTQAIATTLLAATPPVPTDVLAKAFRVDNEDIDAVKARFN; from the exons ATGGCGAGGCTTCAGCTTTCCGTCGTGGCGGCCTGCACCGTCCTCCTCGCGCTCGCGGCCCCCTCCCTCGCCGGCGACCCCGACATGCTCCAGGACGTCTGCGTCGCCGACCTCGCATCCC CAATCAAGATCAACGGGTTCCCTTGCAAGGCCAACATCACGGCCGACGACTTCTTCTTCGCCGGactcaagaaggccggcaacaccaacaACCCGGCGGGGTCCGTCGTCACGGCGGCCAATGTGCAGTCATTCCCCGGGGTGAACACGCTCGGCGTGTCCATGGCCCGCATCGACTATGCCGTGGGAGGGCAGAACCCGCCACACACCCACCCGCGCGCCACCGAGATCATCTTTGTCACCGAGGGAACTCTGGAGGTGGGATTCATCACCACGGCCAACAAGCTCTTCACTAAGGTCGTCACCGTCGGAGAGGTGTTTGTCTTCCCGCGTGGGCTCGTGCACTTCCAGCAGAACAGGGGAGACTGCCCCGCCTCCGTCATCGCCGCCTTTAACAGCCAGCTTCAGGGCACCCAGGCCATCGCCACCACGCTCTTGGCTGCCACACCACCGGTGCCGACGGACGTGCTGGCCAAGGCCTTCCGGGTCGATAACGAAGACATCGACGCCGTCAAAGCAAGGTTCAACTAG
- the LOC123134995 gene encoding germin-like protein 1-1, which translates to MARLHLSAIAACAVLLALAAPSLAGDPDMLQDVCVADLASPIKINGFPCKANITADDFFFAGLKKAGNTNNPAGSVVTAANVQSFPGVNTLGVSMARIDYAVGGQNPPHTHPRATEIIFVTEGTLEVGFITTANKLFTRFVTVGEVFVFPRGLVHFQQNRGHRPASVIAAFNSQLQGTQAIATTLFAATPPVPTDVLAKAFRVDNEDIDAVKARFK; encoded by the exons ATGGCGAGGCTTCACCTTTCCGCCATAGCGGCCTGCGCCGTCCTCCTCGCGCTTGCCGCCCCCTCCCTCGCCGGCGACCCCGACATGCTCCAGGACGTCTGCGTCGCCGACCTGGCATCCC CGATCAAGATCAACGGGTTCCCGTGCAAGGCCAACATCACGGCAGACGACTTCTTCTTTGCCGGTCTCAAGAAGGCCGGTAACACCAACAACCCCGCAGGGTCGGTCGTCACGGCGGCCAACGTGCAGTCATTCCCCGGGGTGAACACGCTCGGCGTGTCCATGGCGCGCATCGACTACGCGGTCGGAGGGCAGAACCCGCCGCACACCCACCCTCGCGCCACCgagatcatcttcgtcaccgaggGAACCCTCGAGGTGGGCTTCATCACCACCGCCAACAAGCTCTTCACTAGGTTCGTCACCGTCGGAGAGGTGTTCGTCTTCCCTCGTGGCCTCGTGCACTTCCAACAGAACAGGGGACATCGCCCCGCCTCCGTCATTGCCGCCTTCAACAGCCAGCTCCAGGGCACACAAGCCATCGCCACCACACTCTTCGCTGCCACACCACCAGTGCCAACCGACGTGCTGGCCAAGGCCTTCAGGGTCGATAACGAAGACATCGACGCCGTCAAGGCCAGGTTCAAGTAG
- the LOC123139673 gene encoding F-box protein PP2-B11, translated as MANAQLVLFIRNDSNAGAVYNFAIMWRCPALKLPKPVAMLCGYGTESMAFFQMPERRKDRTAHITRERRPLARWSACRRSSSCAWSRSRRRRAAAVSRAFRAAADSDAVWSMFLPRNLPRFAKGELPRTPPSSKKELFRRLSDQPALLPHKLMSMQLDRATGAQRFTLSARALQNRAPVASLSNCSKGNKRIFSEAAQFYRVNELEIRAKVQRKMLSQNTTYAVYLVFKLEYVYYEFGFPYEVASVGVAGRESTRLVSVQGNIKDGDGDGNAPHRHIFQGCRGTLSCDAITSGEDIHFPRENADGWMEVELGEFHNDEADDGGEVSISFTGESKSCLKVLGIELISKQQKPT; from the exons ATGGCTAATGCCCAGCTCGTCCTATTCATCCGCAATGACAGCAACGCAGGTGCAGTTTATAACTTTGCCATCATGTGGCGGTGCCCTGCCCTAAAGTTACCGAAGCCGGTGGCAATGCTCTGTGGTTACGGAACTGAAAGCATGGCGTTTTTTCAGATGCCTG AACGTCGGAAGGACAGAACCGCGCACATAACAAGAGAACGCCGGCCGCTTGCGAGATGGAGCGCCTGCCGGAGGAGCTCCTCATGCGCGTGGTCTCGCTCACGTCGCCGCCGCGCGGCTGCCGTCTCCCGGGCCTTCCGCGCCGCGGCGGACTCCGACGCCGTGTGGTCCATGTTCCTGCCCCGTAACCTCCCGCGGTTCGCCAAAGGCGAGCTCCCCCGCACGCCGCCGTCGAGCAAGAAGGAGCTGTTCCGGCGCCTCTCCGACCAGCCAGCTCTCCTCCCACACAAGTTGATG AGCATGCAGCTGGACAGGGCTACCGGCGCCCAGCGCTTCACGCTTTCGGCGAGGGCGCTGCAGAACCGGGCACCTGTAGCTTCGCTTTCCAACTGCAGCAAAGGAAACAAAAG GATCTTCTCCGAAGCCGCTCAGTTCTATCGTGTCAATGAGTTGGAGATCCGGGCCAAGGTACAAAGGAAGATGCTCTCACAGAACACAACATATGCCGTATACTTGGTGTTCAAGCTAGAATATGTATACTATGAGTTCGGATTCCCGTACGAGGTGGCCTCCGTTGGTGTTGCTGGGAGGGAGTCGACCCGACTAGTTTCCGTGCAAGGCAACATCAAGGATGGAGATGGGGATGGCAATGCGCCTCATAGACACATCTTTCAAGGTTGCAGAGGGACTCTTAGTTGTGACGCAATTACTTCAGGAGAGGACATTCATTTCCCTCGTGAAAATGCCGATGGCTGGATGGAAGTGGAGTTGGGTGAGTTCCATAATGACGAAGCCGACGATGGTGGTGAGGTGTCCATCAGCTTCACGGGAGAAAGCAAGTCTTGTCTTAAAGTGTTGGGCATTGAACTCATAAGTAAGCAACAAAAGCCTACATAA
- the LOC123134997 gene encoding F-box protein PP2-B11-like — translation MEAGGNEISRLSEEVLASILSLTSPPDAGRCAAVSHAFLAAADSDAVWSRFLLHDLPRFAQGVLCRAPPSKKGLFRCLSDQPALLPDKLVSMRLDRATGAKCYILSVRSLHIS, via the exons ATGGAAGCAGGCGGCAATGAGATCTCGCGCCTGTCGGAGGAAGTCCTGGCGTCGATCCTCTCCCTCACGTCGCCGCCTGACGCAGGACGCTGTGCCGCCGTCTCCcatgccttcctcgccgccgcggaCTCGGACGCCGTCTGGTCCCGCTTCCTGCTCCACGACCTCCCACGGTTCGCTCAGGGCGTGCTCTGCCGCGCGCCGCCGTCCAAGAAGGGCTTGTTCCGATGCCTCTCCGACCAACCGGCGCTCCTCCCAGACAAGCTCGTG AGCATGCGGCTGGACCGGGCTACTGGCGCCAAGTGCTACATTCTCTCCGTGAGGTCGCTGCATATTTCGTGA